The Actinomycetota bacterium sequence GACTGTATCAAGAGGGACGACAAGGATTTTGCAGTGGGTGGCACCAATGCCAAGATTATATGGTTACTGTTGCTGATACTGGTAAACAACATTGTCCCCATAATCTATTATTTTGTGATTATGTATAAAAAAGAGGACAAAAAACCAAGTAAAACCAGTAATTAATACCGTATCAAGAAGCAAGAAACATTTTCAGATAAATATACCAGTCTTTTTGGCTGGTATATTTGTTTTATCAGGGCAAAAAAATGGAGCGGGAAACGGGATTCGAACCCGCGACCCTCAGCTTGGAAGGCTGATGCTCTAGCCAGCTGAGCTATTCCCGCTCAAATGGTCGGGATGAGAGGATTTGAACCTCCGACCCCCTGCTCCCAAAGCAGGTGCGCTAAACCAAGCTGCGCCACATCCCGACATACAGCAA is a genomic window containing:
- a CDS encoding PLDc N-terminal domain-containing protein, which produces MDLISSIAGITAASAGGIFVVLMIIFAIVASLIGLGIFILWIITLIDCIKRDDKDFAVGGTNAKIIWLLLLILVNNIVPIIYYFVIMYKKEDKKPSKTSN